GATTCTGCCAGACGGCGCCCTCGTGAACAAGACCGGCACGCGAGCGGTCGCGATCGCCGCCGCCCGCGAGGACGTTCCCGCGACCGTCGTCGCCGCGACGGACAAGGTCTCGACCCGCGAGGAGGTGAACCTCGAGTCCGGCGACCGCGCGGCGGTCTACGACGGCGAGGCCGCGGTCGACGTGCTGAATCCGACCTTCGACGTGACGCCGGCCGACTGCGTGACTGAGATCGCGACCGAGCGCGGCTCGCTCGCACCCGACGAGATCGGGACGGTCGTCGAGGAGCTGCGGGGGCTCGAGTCGTGGCGCGACCGGTGACGGGACGGACCGGGAAGCGACAGACCGAAACCCCCTCGAGCCGAAATTCGGGTGGCGGCCGTGACGAAGAGTTACCCCCTCCGAGCCCCTTGTGACGAGGGATTTTCCCCGAGCCGCCGTTCGAATCCGCTCAGCGGCCGCGCTGCGTTCGTGCGTTCGTGCAAACTTTGAACCTCGAGTCGCGCGTACCGCCGCGCATGCAGTTCGAACTCGAGCGGATCGGCGTCCACGAGTCGGTCGAAACGGTCTTTCCGCCGTCGGAACTCGCCGCGTATCTCGATGATCTACCCGCCGAAGTAACAGTTGTTGGCGACGATGCGGCCGAGATCACCGCCTGCGACGCCGTCGTCACCTTCGAGCACCGCGACGCCTACCTCGAGGTCGACTGGGTCCACTCGATCCAGGCCGGCGTCGACCGGTTCCCGTTCGACGAATTCGAGGCCAGCGGGGTCGTGCTCACCAACAGCACTGGGATCCACGACCGCTGGGTCGGCGAGACGGTCGCGGGCTACCTGCTCTCGTTCGCCCGCCGGATCCACACCGCCGTCGCGAACCAGCAGGACCGACGCTGGGACCAGCCCGACTGGAACGACGGGTTCACGCTGCCCGGCACGACCGCGTGCGTGCTCGGCACCGGCACCCTCGGCAGCGGCGTCGCCGAGGTGCTGGGCGCGCTCGGCGTCCGCGTCACCGGCGTCCGCCGCTCCGCGGAGCCCGTCCCCGGCTTCGATGAAGTCTACGCGACCGAAGACCTGCTCGAGGGCGTCAGCGACGCCGATTTCGTGATCGTCACGCTGCCGCTGACGGAGCAGACGCGCCACCTCGTCGACGCCGAGGTCTTCGAGGCCATGCGCGAGGACGCCTACTTCGTCAACGTCGGTCGCGGCCCGGTCGTCGACGAGTCGGCGCTGATCGACGCCCTCGAGTCCGATAGTATCGCCGGCGCGGCACTGGACGTCTTCGAGACTGAACCCTTGCCGGAGGAGTCGCCGCTGTGGGACATGGACGAAGTGATCGTCACGCCCCACTGCGCCGCGTTCACGGAGGACTACTTCCGGGCGGTCGGCGACATCGTCCGGGAGAACGTCGAGCGCCTCGAGTCCGGCGAGCCGTTCCACAATCGGGTGGTGTGAGGTGGGTGAACCGCCGTCAGCGAGGGACGATTCAACTCTCGATATCGCTTCAGGGACGGCTTCGGCTGTCCGCGTTCGCGAGGCAACCGCCGGTGACGCGCCCACCATAGCCGACATCCACGCGGCCGCGATCCGCGAACGCGGCAGCAACGTCTACGACGAGCACCAACTCGAGGCCTGGCTCGCGAACGTCCACCCCGAACGGTATCCCATCGACGAAGCCGGGTTCCGCGTGCTCGTCGCCGAAGTCGGCCGCGATGACTTCGATGACCGCGACGACTCCGACGACCTCGTCGGCTTCGGCCTGCTCGATCTCGAGCCCAGCGCCTACGGGTCGGACACCGGCCGAATCAAGTCGATCTACGTCCGCCCCGACGCCGCTCGGACCGGCGTCGGGACGGCGCTGCTCGACCGACTCGAGGCCGCCGCTCGCGAGGCCGGCCTCGAGCAACTCGCCCTCACGGCCTCGGAGAACGCGATCGAATTCTACGAGCGGCAAGGGTACGAGGGGATCGACACGCGCACCCTCGAGATGGAAGACGGCGTGACGCTGCCGGCGCTACGGATGCGAAAGCGCCTCGACTGACCCGTTTCACTTTCGCCGCGCACGGCTGGCGTTTACGGCCGTGCGCTCGAGTGTGAGCGTATGGAAACAACTCGACACTTCACGGCGACCATCTACGTCGTCAACGACGGGGCGACGGCGCTGCACGACCACGAAAAACTCGGACTGACGCTTCCGCCGGGCGGGCATGTCGATCGCGACGAACTTCCCCACGAAGCCGGGAAGCGTGAAGTTCGGGAAGAAACCGGCCTCGAGCCGACCCTGCTGGACGACCCGCCGGCGATCGACGCTCCCGACGGTCGGTCGTTGCCGAAACCGCGGCATCATATGCTGTACGATATCGACGTCTCCGACGGCGAGGTCGGGCACCAGCACATCGATCAGATCTACTATGCGACGGTCCCGAGCCGCGATATCTCGCCGGCCGACGGCGAAGTGAGCGCGGACGCCTGGGAGTGGTATTCGCCGGCGGACCTGCGCGGGAGCGATCTACCCGAAGACAACGTTCGGTTCGGTCTCGAAGCGATCCGCGCCGCATCGCAGTCGTAGTGCGTCACGAGTAACGACTCGAGCGTTTTGACGCCATCTGTCCTTGAGCGTACTGCGTCAGCCGCCGTCGGCGAGATCAATCCACTCGGCCTTCGCGTCCTGAAGTATCCGTTGTACGAACTGTGACTTTCGCTCCGTGTAGGCGTCCCGATCGTCAGGGTATCGACTCGCCAACTCGCGTTTCAGTTGCTCGTACGCAGCCGCTTCCGTCGGATGTTGCCGAAGATAGTCTCGAAACAGGCGCTGCTCGACGTGCGTGTCGCTCCCGCGTTCAGTCGCCGAGAGGTAGTGCGTCCGCTCGCGTTCCGGACCCTTCGCGAAGAAGAGCCGATCCGCAACCGGGTCGTTGAGCCGAAACGTGTAGTCCAAATCCTCGAGCCGGTCGATCCACCGGTGCCGCTGCTCGTCGGGCAGCGACTCGACCACGAGTAGCATATCGATGATCGGCTTTGCAGCCAGTCCCTCGATCGCGGTACTGCCGACGTGCTCGAGCGCGACGATTCGATCGCCGAGCGCCGAACGTACCCGTTCGGCTTCGGTCTCGAACGCTCGTTGCCACTCGTCGTTGTAGGGTTCGAGTTCGACGGTGCCGCGCTCGAGTCCGACCATACTCCTGCATTCGGAGGCTGCCAAAAGAGGCTATCGTCGGTAACGCTGCGTCAAGGAACACAAGGGACAGCCGAATCTATCGAGCGTCGTTCACGCTTCGACTGCTTCGAGACCCTCGATATCTGCCGCCAACTCCTCGAACAGTTCGTCGGCCTGCTCCTCGTCGTACTCGGTGTGGTACTCCTTCGGAACGCCCTCGGCGGCCAGCATGTAGTGCAGCTCCGGTTCGACGTCGTGCTGCTCGAGACACTGCCGGGCGCACTCGAGCGGGCAGCCGTCGATGGCGACGACCGGTCGATCGGCGGTCGCGGTCTCGACCAGCGGCGCAACGTCGCCGCCGACGCCGGCGATACACGACATCTCGGCGATCTTCTCCCGGTCGAGCGAGACGGCCAGGTCGTTCGCCATCTGAGCGGCGCTCGAGCAGCCCGAGCAGGAGTAAACCAGCGGGAGATCGTCGTATTCGTCGGTCATGTACGCGGGTTCTCTCGCTGTCGTTCGATAGTCGTACCCCCGAACATGTACCGGAAAACGGGTGAGTATCGATCCACGAGCGACAGCGCCACCACGTCACTTGGCCGGGCACACGACTCGAGTATCGCGAGAGTCGCGCAACTCGGGGAAGGGCAGGCCATCACACCGATAGCGACCGCGAGCGAACGGAGTGAGCGAGCGGGCCGACGACCGATGTAAACGAGGACGAGAGGACGAGTGAACGGAGGGAGGAGTGCTTTTGATCAACCTTTTACCGAGGGACGGTGCGCTGTGCGGCAGCTATGCTGCCGTCAGCGCAGCAGACCGCAGCGTAAAAGGTTGGTTAGAAGAATTTGAACAGGTCGTCCCGGTTCTGCTCGTGGAGGTGTTCGCGGACGGCCTCGTTGAGCGGTTCGATCCGGCCTTTCTTGGCGGTGATCGGAGCGATGGTTTCCTGCCACTGCTTCCACGGGGGATAGAGGCCGAGGCGGTCGCAGAGGTCGTTCAGGCGCTCGTCTTTGTCGTCGACCTTGTCCATCTTGTTGACGGCGACGACGACCGGGATGTCGAGGTCCCGCAGGAAGTGAAACATCTCGACGTCGTAGGGAACCTCGTCGGGGCCGGAGTGGCGGTCGATGATGTCGATGACGCTCTTGCCGTCGACGACCAGGACGGCGACGAGGATGTTCTCGGCGTAGTCCTCGAGGTAGTGGACGATGTTCGTCTTGATCTCCTCGCGGTGCTCCTCGTCGACGCCGCTCATGAAGCCGAAGCCGGGCAGGTCGGTGATGACGAAGTCCTCGGGCGCCCAGTCGTAGTGGTTCGGCTGACGGGTGACGCCGGGCTTGCCGCCGGTGTCGAACGTGTGGCCGGTCAGCTCGCGCATGAGCGTGGACTTGCCCACGTTCGAGCGACCGACGAGGGCCACCTCGGCCTCGCGATCGGGGCGAGAGTCGAACATACGCTACCGTAGGCGCGTCGTGCCTATATACGCGTTGTACTCGTTCTCATACTCGGCGGCGGCCTCGAGCGGGCTGTTGGGTTCTGTCGTGAGTGCGCTCCGATCACCGCGACCCGATTGTCGGCGACCGAATGCCCCCGGAATTATGACCCCTGACTGTCTCATCCATCGACGTGCGGCTCGTACAGTTGACGGTACCGACGGGCAAGCGGGAGACGATCCTCGAGGCCCTCGACGAGCGGGAGATCGACTACGTGCTCACCGACGAGGATAGCAACCGGGAGTACGCGGCGGTCGTCTACTTCCCGCTGCCGGATCCGGCCGTCGAGCCCGTGCTCGACGAACTTCAGAGCGTCGGCGTCGACGAGGACGCCTACACGGTCGTCGTCGACGCGGAGACGGTCGTCTCTCGGCGCTTCGAGGAGTTGCGCGACGAGTACGAGAACGGCGACGTCGAAACGGACCGCATCTCGCGACAGGAGTTGGAGACCGAAGCGGACGACCTGACGCCGACGTTCGGCGTCTACGCGATCATGACGATCATCAGCGCGCTCGTCGCGACCGCGGGCCTCCTGTTGGACTCGCCGGCGGTCGTCGTCGGGTCGATGGTGATCGCGCCGCTGATCGGGCCGGCGCTCGGCGCCAGCGTCGGCACGGTGATCGACGACGAGGAGCTGTTCAAAGAAAGCGTCCTCTACCAGGCCGCCGGTATCGTCCTCGCGATCGCGGCGGCGGCCGTCTTCGCGTTCGTCGTCCGAACGACGAACGTCGTCCCCCCGGGGCTCGAGATCGACATGGTCGGCGAGATCTCCGAGCGACTCACGCCGGATCTGCTCTCGCTGGTGATCGCACTCGGGGCCGGCGTCGCGGGGATCATCAGCATCGCAACGGGCACGTCGGTCGCGCTGGTCGGGGTCATGATCGCGGCGGCGCTGATCCCGCCGGCCGCGGCCGCCGGCGTCGCCCTCGCCTGGGGGCAACCCTCCGCCGCGATCGGCGCGACGGCGCTCGTGATGGTCAACATCCTCTCGGTGAACCTCGCCGGGCTGGTGACGCTATGGTACGCCGGCTACCGGCCCGAGAGCCTCTTTTCGCTCGGCGAGACGGAACAGCGTCTCCGGCGGCGAATCGTCGGGCTCGGCGTTATCGTGCTCGTCTTCGCCGTCTTCCTCGGCGCGATTACCTACGCCTCCTACAGCACCGGAACTTTCGAGCAGAACGCCCGCGAGGAGGTCGAACAGGTCCTCTCCGAGGACGATTTCACCGAGTTCCAGCTGCTCGAGTTCGAGGTCGTGATGGACGAGAACTACCCGTTCCTCGGGCCGGATCGGGTGGTCGTGACGATCGGCGGGCCGCCCGGGTCGTCGCCGCCCGAGCTGGCCGACGTCCTCTACGAGCGGATCAACCGCCACGCCGATGACGAGGTCGATCTCGAGATCAGGTACGTAGACGTCGTCGAGCGGTAGCGGATCGACGGGTGCTCGAGCGGTCGATTCCGTTACTCGCGTCGGAGCCGCTCGAGCAGCCCCGCGCTCGTCCCGGCGTCGGCAGCGGTCGTATCGGTGTCCGACCCGTCGTTGGCAGCGGGGCCGGAGCCGGCATTGGACTCGCTCGAGCCGCTCCGAGTTCGACCGATCCGACGCCGGAGCCACGCTCTCGGCCCGCCGATCCGGTTGACGAGGTACGTCGGGAAGTAGAGCGCGAACGCGCCGAGCGCGAGGAAGCCGACGCCGCCGACGAGTCGGCCGGTGCGGACGAACTCGAAGCCGACGACGAACATCGGGCCGGCCATCGAGAGCCCGGCGGCGATCTGGAGCATATCGAACAGGCCGAGGCGCTTCATGCGTCTTCCTCCGCGCCGTCGCTGCGGTCCCGAACTCGCGTCCGAGTCCTCATCCCTCGAACGGCAGTTCCGGCTCGTAGTCGACCGCCTCGATCGCCGCGTCCAGCACCGTCTCGACGTTCTCGCCGGTTTCGACGCTCATGGTGTAGTCGGCGTCCATCTCCTCGAGCAGGTCGCCGTCCCAGACGTCCCGGCGATCGGCCTTGTTCGCGATCGTGAGGACGGGAATCTCCTCGAACTGGCCCGCGATCGAATCGCGCAACTCGAGTTGCGAGGACAGCGGGTAACCGCACTCGCCGCTGGGGTCGATCATCACGAGCATGCAGTCCGCGAGGTGCTCGATGGCGCTGACGGCCTGTGATTCGATCTCGTTGCGCTCCGCCGGGGGTCGGTCGAGCAGTCCCGGCGTGTCGACGATCTGGTAGCGGATGTGGTCGCGCTCGAAGTGGCCGACGCCGATCCCCTTCGTCGTGAACGGGTAGGAGGCCGTCTCGCCGCGGGCGCTCGTGACGCCGTTGACGAACGACGATTTCCCCACGTTCGGGTAGCCGGCGACGACGATCGTCGGTTCCTCCGGGTCGATATCGGGCAGGTCCCGGAGGTCGTTGCGCGACTTGTTGATATAGAGCAGGTCGTCGTCGATCTGTTCAACGATGTCCGCCAGCCGCGCGAAGGCCTGTTTGCGGTGCTTGCGCGCGGTGTCCACGTCGGTCTTTCGGAGGCGGGGCTGGTACTCCTCGTGGATCTCGCGGGCCTTACGGCTGGCCCACATCACTTCCGAGAGGCTCTGTCGCAGCTTGTCGACGTCGACGATCGCGTCCGCCAGTTCGTAGTAGAACGGGTGGACGTCGTCCTCGTACTCGAAGTCCGGCCAGGCCGTGACGACGTTCTCGAGGTTATCGGAGATGATGTTCGCCGCCGTCTGCAGCATCGACTGCTGGGCCTCGAGGCCGCCCTTGGCCTTGCCGGCCCGCGCCGCCCGCGAAAACGCCTTGTCGATCAACTCTTCCGACGTGGGCGTCGTCGGAAGGTCTTCGAAAATCATGCCCGTCGCTATGACCCGCGCCCATAAAAGGGCGTCCGTTGGCCGCCGTCAGCTTATCCCTCCCGACGCCCTACGGACGCCCATGACAAACTGGCGCGCGGTCTTCGTCGGGTTCGTCGTCG
The DNA window shown above is from Halopiger xanaduensis SH-6 and carries:
- a CDS encoding TIGR00341 family protein — translated: MRLVQLTVPTGKRETILEALDEREIDYVLTDEDSNREYAAVVYFPLPDPAVEPVLDELQSVGVDEDAYTVVVDAETVVSRRFEELRDEYENGDVETDRISRQELETEADDLTPTFGVYAIMTIISALVATAGLLLDSPAVVVGSMVIAPLIGPALGASVGTVIDDEELFKESVLYQAAGIVLAIAAAAVFAFVVRTTNVVPPGLEIDMVGEISERLTPDLLSLVIALGAGVAGIISIATGTSVALVGVMIAAALIPPAAAAGVALAWGQPSAAIGATALVMVNILSVNLAGLVTLWYAGYRPESLFSLGETEQRLRRRIVGLGVIVLVFAVFLGAITYASYSTGTFEQNAREEVEQVLSEDDFTEFQLLEFEVVMDENYPFLGPDRVVVTIGGPPGSSPPELADVLYERINRHADDEVDLEIRYVDVVER
- a CDS encoding putative zinc-binding protein encodes the protein MTDEYDDLPLVYSCSGCSSAAQMANDLAVSLDREKIAEMSCIAGVGGDVAPLVETATADRPVVAIDGCPLECARQCLEQHDVEPELHYMLAAEGVPKEYHTEYDEEQADELFEELAADIEGLEAVEA
- a CDS encoding GNAT family N-acetyltransferase — encoded protein: MGEPPSARDDSTLDIASGTASAVRVREATAGDAPTIADIHAAAIRERGSNVYDEHQLEAWLANVHPERYPIDEAGFRVLVAEVGRDDFDDRDDSDDLVGFGLLDLEPSAYGSDTGRIKSIYVRPDAARTGVGTALLDRLEAAAREAGLEQLALTASENAIEFYERQGYEGIDTRTLEMEDGVTLPALRMRKRLD
- the engB gene encoding GTP-binding protein EngB, with the protein product MFDSRPDREAEVALVGRSNVGKSTLMRELTGHTFDTGGKPGVTRQPNHYDWAPEDFVITDLPGFGFMSGVDEEHREEIKTNIVHYLEDYAENILVAVLVVDGKSVIDIIDRHSGPDEVPYDVEMFHFLRDLDIPVVVAVNKMDKVDDKDERLNDLCDRLGLYPPWKQWQETIAPITAKKGRIEPLNEAVREHLHEQNRDDLFKFF
- a CDS encoding NOG1 family protein, whose protein sequence is MIFEDLPTTPTSEELIDKAFSRAARAGKAKGGLEAQQSMLQTAANIISDNLENVVTAWPDFEYEDDVHPFYYELADAIVDVDKLRQSLSEVMWASRKAREIHEEYQPRLRKTDVDTARKHRKQAFARLADIVEQIDDDLLYINKSRNDLRDLPDIDPEEPTIVVAGYPNVGKSSFVNGVTSARGETASYPFTTKGIGVGHFERDHIRYQIVDTPGLLDRPPAERNEIESQAVSAIEHLADCMLVMIDPSGECGYPLSSQLELRDSIAGQFEEIPVLTIANKADRRDVWDGDLLEEMDADYTMSVETGENVETVLDAAIEAVDYEPELPFEG
- a CDS encoding GrpB family protein, yielding MVGLERGTVELEPYNDEWQRAFETEAERVRSALGDRIVALEHVGSTAIEGLAAKPIIDMLLVVESLPDEQRHRWIDRLEDLDYTFRLNDPVADRLFFAKGPERERTHYLSATERGSDTHVEQRLFRDYLRQHPTEAAAYEQLKRELASRYPDDRDAYTERKSQFVQRILQDAKAEWIDLADGG
- a CDS encoding NUDIX hydrolase gives rise to the protein METTRHFTATIYVVNDGATALHDHEKLGLTLPPGGHVDRDELPHEAGKREVREETGLEPTLLDDPPAIDAPDGRSLPKPRHHMLYDIDVSDGEVGHQHIDQIYYATVPSRDISPADGEVSADAWEWYSPADLRGSDLPEDNVRFGLEAIRAASQS
- the ddh gene encoding D-2-hydroxyacid dehydrogenase, which produces MQFELERIGVHESVETVFPPSELAAYLDDLPAEVTVVGDDAAEITACDAVVTFEHRDAYLEVDWVHSIQAGVDRFPFDEFEASGVVLTNSTGIHDRWVGETVAGYLLSFARRIHTAVANQQDRRWDQPDWNDGFTLPGTTACVLGTGTLGSGVAEVLGALGVRVTGVRRSAEPVPGFDEVYATEDLLEGVSDADFVIVTLPLTEQTRHLVDAEVFEAMREDAYFVNVGRGPVVDESALIDALESDSIAGAALDVFETEPLPEESPLWDMDEVIVTPHCAAFTEDYFRAVGDIVRENVERLESGEPFHNRVV